The region ATACAATAAATGATATAATGTACCAACGATAAAAGCACCGCAAGTGAAATTGATTATTTCTAAAATATGTGAAACTGTACTGTCTTCCGCAACTGCCAATGTATCTCCGAAGAAAAGGATAATTGCCAGCCAAACCGCTGAGATGATAGTCAGAATATAAATTCTCTTTTTTGCGAGAGTTCCATAGTTTTTCAAGATATCGTGAACCATCGCTGCTGCCAAAGGCACAAGAACAATTTTAATAATTTCCATCATCATATTGAAGAAATGCACTTCGACCATAGTTCCTGCAAATATTTTCATCAGAAACGGAGTCATTACTGGTGCTGCCAAAGTTGACATAGCTGTTACAGTTACTGACAAAACTAAATTTCCTTTGGCAATATACGTCATCACATTAGAGGCTAATCCGCTGCTGCATGAACCAATCAGGATAATTCCCGCCGCAATTTCAGGTTCGAAACCAAAGGTTTTGGCAATCAGAAAACCCATAATCGGCATAATGGTAAAATGTCCTAATAAACCAATCAGCACGCCTTTGCCCGATTTCCGAATACCAGTAAAATCTTCGATGCTCATCTGTGTTCCCATTCCAAACATTACCATTTGAATGATAATCAGAATAAGCCATTTGTTGCGCATATCGAAACTGCCCACGTGTAGGAAAAATTCAGGATAGAGCAGTCCTGCACAAACCGCTGTGATGATCCAAAAAGTGTATTGATAACCGCTTAATACTTTCAGATGTCCTATCCCAATAGCAATACTTGAAAAACCAAAGATTAATCCCAATTTCCAGATAAGATCCATTTGCTGCTGCCAGCCCAGACCTGCTGCAATAAAGAATATTGGGATAGCCCAAAGAAAATATTTACGCATACAAATAATTATTAAAACATGTTATTATTCATTTCTTCCAAACCATATAAGGCATATAAGATTCATATAAGTTTTCTTTTTGCCTAATGCTTAAATGAACTTATATAACTTATATGGTAAAAGTTAATCTGTTTATTGTTTTTAGAAATAAAGCTCCGCCAGTTTTTTCATTGCAATAGCTGGACTTGCCAAAATCGGAACTAGTTTTTCTTCGGCACTTAAGCCATCAACAACACGTGCCATTGAAGCCTGAGCCAAAACAATTACATCCACTTCTTTCATTAATTCTTTCAAAGCTTTGGCTACCATTTCGTCATGTTTAGCCGAATCTCCGCTCATTAAAGCTTCAAAAGCGCCCTCGCATAATTTAGAAGTAATCGTTGCGTTTTTGCCTGCCAATTCCGCTCTTCTTCTGACCAAATCACTGGTTGGTTCCAAAGTAGTTGGCAAAGTAGCAATCACACCAATTTTACTGCTGATCTGCACTGCTTCATCCGCCATTGCCTGATCTACACGAATCACCGGAACGGTGCTTAAAGTTGCAGCCGTTTCAATCGCAGCTCCAATAGATGAACAAGTTACCAAAATTACATCGGCTCCTGCATTTTCAGCGGCCTGAACATGGCTCACGACTCTCGCTGCTGTGTTGGGCATTAATTTTCCTTTTTTGATTACGTCTTTTATCAAGCTGTCATCCACTATATTGAATGTTTCAATTCCCTGTAAAAACTCATTGCTTAATTGCTGAAATAACGGAACCAATGTTGCCGATGTATGTACAAAACCTAAAACTTTTGCGCTCATAATTTTTCTCCTTTTAATACTTTTATAAAATAATCGGCAGTGCCTACTTGTCCGCCTTTAAAATTCATTTCTATTCCATTTACCCATTCATTGTCCGAAACAGCTTTGCAAAGCGGAGCTCCTGGAGCTATTGGCGCAATCATTTCCAGCGCAAGAATATCCAATTCCGAAGCGGCATAACTCGAAGTATCGCCACCTGCAAAAAGGATTCTTTTTATTTTGACAGTCTTTACTACTTCTTTGGTTATTTGTCCCAAAACACTTCCATAAATCGAACTGCATTGTTTCTGAATTTCATTTGCTGAAAATCCTTTTGATTTAAAAAACAATTCGGTTTCTGCAATACGCGAGTCGTTTGAACCTTTGCTGGTATGTAAAATGGTACTTTTACCCTGATTGAAATTGTCAACAATTTGAGCAACAGTACTCTTTATAATTTCAGCCTGATTTTGAATAGCAACAGCTTTGCTTTCTAATGCAATTTCCAAAAATCCATTTTGCATAGCATATTCAATTTGACTCGATGTTACTGGAGAACAGCTTCCTGATAAAACGAGTATGGGCGAAACTTCTCCTGCTGATTCAAATGCGATTTCGTTTCCGATGACTTTTTTGTCCTTCCAATCTAATCCCAAAGCCATTTCGATTCCGGATGAACCTACAGAAAACAATGTTTTTTCGGATGCTAATTCATTAAAAACACTTCCGATAGTTTTCAGATGTTCCAAATTGAATCCGTCGAAAAACAGAATTTCGGCTTTGTTATTAGCAACTTTTTCCAGAACTTTTTCAGAACCTTTTTCTATTGTCGTTAGATTGACAAGATTGATGGATTTCTTGGTTTGTTTTGCTAAATGAATGGTTAAATCCCCTTCCAAAGCAGGTGTAACGGGATGTTTACTCATAGACGGATGACGGTCTAAACGGAAAATTTCTCCGTTTCCAATAGTTCCCATTCGGGCAAACAGATTTCCGAAAACACAAAACCGTCCCAAATGTGGTGCAGATGGCGAAACCAAAACTGTTTTTTGATTGAAAACTTCGCTTCCAATTTCAATTGCTTTTCCAATATTTCCAACGTGTGATGCAGAATCGAAAGTAGAACAGACTTTATAATGAAAATGTGCAGGTTGAAAACTTTTCAGGTTTTCGAAAGCG is a window of Flavobacterium crocinum DNA encoding:
- a CDS encoding bile acid:sodium symporter family protein, with amino-acid sequence MRKYFLWAIPIFFIAAGLGWQQQMDLIWKLGLIFGFSSIAIGIGHLKVLSGYQYTFWIITAVCAGLLYPEFFLHVGSFDMRNKWLILIIIQMVMFGMGTQMSIEDFTGIRKSGKGVLIGLLGHFTIMPIMGFLIAKTFGFEPEIAAGIILIGSCSSGLASNVMTYIAKGNLVLSVTVTAMSTLAAPVMTPFLMKIFAGTMVEVHFFNMMMEIIKIVLVPLAAAMVHDILKNYGTLAKKRIYILTIISAVWLAIILFFGDTLAVAEDSTVSHILEIINFTCGAFIVGTLYHLLYKVYPKIDAIMPYFSMFGIIYFTLVTTAAGRDNLIQIGFLLFLASVLHNGAGYFLGYWLSRLSGLDKKSSQTIAFEVGLQNGGMASGLAGSMGKLATLGLASAVFSPWMNVSGSLLANYWRKKGDEEEVVS
- a CDS encoding four-carbon acid sugar kinase family protein: MKNNKLLLAYYGDDFTGSTDALEFLTLAGVKTVLFLRKPTQKDLDRFPEIQAIGLAGKSRSMSPSEMEIELFPAFENLKSFQPAHFHYKVCSTFDSASHVGNIGKAIEIGSEVFNQKTVLVSPSAPHLGRFCVFGNLFARMGTIGNGEIFRLDRHPSMSKHPVTPALEGDLTIHLAKQTKKSINLVNLTTIEKGSEKVLEKVANNKAEILFFDGFNLEHLKTIGSVFNELASEKTLFSVGSSGIEMALGLDWKDKKVIGNEIAFESAGEVSPILVLSGSCSPVTSSQIEYAMQNGFLEIALESKAVAIQNQAEIIKSTVAQIVDNFNQGKSTILHTSKGSNDSRIAETELFFKSKGFSANEIQKQCSSIYGSVLGQITKEVVKTVKIKRILFAGGDTSSYAASELDILALEMIAPIAPGAPLCKAVSDNEWVNGIEMNFKGGQVGTADYFIKVLKGEKL
- a CDS encoding aspartate/glutamate racemase family protein is translated as MSAKVLGFVHTSATLVPLFQQLSNEFLQGIETFNIVDDSLIKDVIKKGKLMPNTAARVVSHVQAAENAGADVILVTCSSIGAAIETAATLSTVPVIRVDQAMADEAVQISSKIGVIATLPTTLEPTSDLVRRRAELAGKNATITSKLCEGAFEALMSGDSAKHDEMVAKALKELMKEVDVIVLAQASMARVVDGLSAEEKLVPILASPAIAMKKLAELYF